The genomic interval GCGCTGACTTCCCAGATAATGTCACTGAGAAATGCAGACACTTGCCCGGTGCGCTGTTTTGGTCTCGCCAGGACGCCGGGTAACCGCAATGACCGTCCCTGTACCCAGCCCCGGCGGCTGAAATCATTCACCAACAGTTCACCAATGGCTTTATGAGTTCCGTAGCTCATCGTTGGGTTTGGCGGCGTCTGTTCTCCGACTTGGTCCGGCATATCCCCGAAAACTGCGATACTGCTGGCAAAGACAAATATGGGAGCCTGTCCGCCCGCCATTACTTGCGCCTGACCATACTCCAGTAACCTGGTCGTGGCTTCCAGATTCACATCGCGAGCCAACCTGTAGTTCCGCTCCGCCACTCCTCCGGGAATGCTGGCCAGATGAAAGATGACATCGACCGGGAGCTGACACAAATGCGCCTGCAACCAGTGTTGATCACATAGATCACCCTCACAATACTGCACCCAGCCGGTATCACTCATCGGGATCGAAAATGTCTGATCGAACAGGCGCAGCGAACGAATCGTTGTACCGTTTAATGCTTTCAGACGAAGTAATCGGGAGACCAGCGCCTGGCCAACAAAGCCATTGGC from Gynuella sunshinyii YC6258 carries:
- a CDS encoding NAD-dependent epimerase/dehydratase family protein translates to MNIVITGANGFVGQALVSRLLRLKALNGTTIRSLRLFDQTFSIPMSDTGWVQYCEGDLCDQHWLQAHLCQLPVDVIFHLASIPGGVAERNYRLARDVNLEATTRLLEYGQAQVMAGGQAPIFVFASSIAVFGDMPDQVGEQTPPNPTMSYGTHKAIGELLVNDFSRRGWVQGRSLRLPGVLARPKQRTGQVSAFLSDIIWEVSAGQSFVCPISAQSRTWASSRKNVVDNLIQAAGLKQESLAGRCQLTLPTLWFSMAQLVDAISQVAQVPGESLVSYAPDPLLEKWFGSYPALDTSREQALGLYSDNDLQTLVRQSTVSENRS